Genomic DNA from Podospora pseudoanserina strain CBS 124.78 chromosome 4, whole genome shotgun sequence:
ACAAAAGCTCGGGTGCCAAATCTATGGGTGCCAGGCTTGGTAAATGGAGAAAAGGTAGGTGTTCGTGGAACCCACTGATGTATCCGTCGAGAAACCTGTTGAGAGTATGTCGAGATGGAAACACAAAGTCGTTGGGAAGCACCGACGAAAACTCATCCAGCCTGTTTTTGACGGCGATATGATTCGCTCCGGCAATTCTCCAGTTGGGAGCCTGCATCCCATCTTCATGCATCCTTGAACCGTCATTTGGATCTCGGGCATCAGGCTGCAGTGACGGGAATCGAGACGGGAAGGCAGAAGCAGGCTTCGACGGCCCACGCATGTCGCCCCCTAGACGAGACCACGATCCGAAACCTTGGTCCATTTCGAGCCCTGGTGGGAGGAAATGCTGCGTCCCATAATCATCCAAAAACAAATTGTAATCCTCAAAAGGGGCCGGCTGGGTCTGGTATACACCAGACATGACACCCGGGTCCTGCTCCCGAACACGATCCCCGTAAGGGTTACTGTCGTGATACGTTTTCACCGGAGCaagcggcggcggaggcggctgGTGGTCCGAGATGCCGGACATCATGGATGGCTGCATGTTGCTGACTTCGCCGGCCGAAGCAAGATGCGTAGCTGCGTCAGATAAGAGGTCGAGATTGCAGGCTGGCGCCCGCGCTGACATGCGCGGGTCAGGGGCGATCGGCGAGACAACGGTAGGCTGCAAGACTTCCTGTCGATACATTtgatgcggtggtggttgcggttgctgctgctgctgctgctgcggttgcGGTTGCATACCGAGCATCTTGACATCACCATGGTCATCAACAGGTCCCATGCCAGCGCCCGCCGTCGAGGGCTTCCGCGGTCTGTGGCCACCGCCATCTCTGTTGCTAGCCGCCTCGTTGGAATGGACAAGCTTATGGTGACGGGAGAGCAAATCTCTGATGTCCATGTCAGTATGCTATGCTTTCTCGAAGACGGGAAGCAGGTCGGTGCGCGCCGACGGGGCAGACACGATGCGGTGATGTTGAGACTGGGAGGTGACCTGAAGGGCATAGGGCATGGAGCATGGAGCATGGAGCATGGAGCATGGGGCATGGGGCATGGGGCATGGGGCACGGGGGTGCTGAGGGGGGTAGTGTGAACCCACGTCCCACGCGCGCCAAACGCATGCAGTTGCGGCAACAGAAGCATACGAGCGAGGTCACCAGGACAGCGGCCCAGCAGAAGCTACCAAGCAGCCAAACTGAGGGGTCCTGAATAGTGGGATAAAAGATAGTGAGCAGCTTACCGTCGTCCAAAGTGCTTTCCACACCTAGGCCACTCGCAGGAAAAGGGCTTTTCCTTGGTGTGAGTCCTTTCGTGCCTCTGAACATGTTCCACGCGCCTAATACAGAAGGTAACGTAAGTCAATATGCGACACTTGTTAGGTCCCAGGTAGAGCGGTACCGACCTGAAGCATTTGCTACAGTACTTGCACGGCAGCGTCTTGGGCTTCTGCTGCCGGGTTTCCCCATTCTCGTCGGCAGTGGCTGGGGCGGGAGTCTCGATGGATTGTAGGGGGCGCATGGCGTGAAGGTACAGACAGCTTGTACTGTATACAGCAGGcccggtggagagggaggagaaagCCACAAAGGCTGGAGagtgtgggggaggggggaagggggaagaagaggggggcggtgggaagggggagctGGGACCAAATAATTAGACGGCGAGGTTTGCggggtgccggtgccgtGTCTGTGTCGGCGTGAGGGGAGGGACAGGAATGTGTTGGCCGGATCTGGATCTGGATCTGGATCTGGATCAAGCAGCACAAGACATGCTTGGTCCTGTTGcttgtgtgttgtgtggtgtCGGTAGGATATCAGCCAGATGCTCTCCCCTGAATCGTGACTggttgcttgcttgctggctGGACGTCACCCCTCTCTGATCCCTGAGAAATAACCACGCTTCAATCTTCAAAGATAAAGCAGGCCTTGGAGCAGCCCGACGTCAGATGACGACAAGGAAACAGTTCCGCAGAGATTGCGGGGGTGGGCGAGAAGTCGAACTGGGAACTGAGACGGTGTGCGGGAGCGGTGGGCCTGACTCGCTCGTGGGTGTACcgtttctcctcctcctgtgGCGCAATCCTGGATTGGATAAAGGTGAATATCAAGATTGCTGTAGCTgcttggagggtttggatggatggatggatggatggatggatggatggatgggtaaGGTCTCCTGAGTGAGATGGAGAGACGTGGAGAGAGACACAGAAGCGGAGAAAAAAGACACAAACAACGATGGAAGATCAGGTCCAGGCACACAAGCAACAAGCGAGGCaggggagcgggagaggTGCGTTTCCAGCGCCAACAAAACGCGGAGGCGGGGAAAAAGAGGGACTTCGGTAGTCGGAAGAAACGGAGTGtggggaggagctgcaaAGAGAAGCCGCAAAGAGgagaacggcggcggcgcgaCCAGCTTCCCTTTTCTGGGCTCCAACCGTCTGTGACAGAGATGGCCTACACTAGGTGGGTATGTCAAAGCAGCATCTGATGGGAATTGACAGTAAATGACATGGCATGATTTCAGCTATAGCTAGCCAGCTCAATGCTTATCTATAGATAGATACAGCCACCTAACAGCTACAGATAGCATcagtacctaggtagctgATTGCTCAGGATGACGGCACCTTCAGGCCAGCTGGAAGTTGTTTTGCGGAACTCAAAAGAGAAATCTGGGGAAATGTGGGTGTTTGGTGCACAGAGTGGTCTGTGCTCTCTCTCATCTCCGCATTCAACAGCTGCCAAGATTTCTGACCCGCTGTAGCCCCGCGAcgccatctcatctcatcttctcACCCaatccacccccaaaaaaattGTTCTCGAACACAGCTGAGGGGATCTATTGAGGATAGCACACCGGTATTCCCATCGTTCTTATTTGTCGATACTCTTTGTATCCTTGCTTTTCAGTCTCTTTTCTGTCGCGTCTCCCAGGGCTCAGACCTCCTTCTCTCTGGACTCGAACTCTGCATTATGCCTACGTCAATCTTTCCCAACGAACCGCTGCCCTGTTCCCCGTCTTGTCGATGAAAGCAAGCTTTGCCTGGTCATCTTGCAGCGAACCACCCGCAACAAAGCGCATCATAACAGTCCCATTGACGGTACCATCGACGGGGGAAAGAGCCGAGCTCTGTGGGTGTTACACTAGAAAGCGGGGTGCATCTCAACCAAAGCACCAAACATCTGAAAGCCACGGAACCGAGGAACCGTTTTCCAACCTCCTGCTGGTCAGTTTTCGGAGCTCAAACTTTACCAGTCTTGTCCGGGGTCGTGGGGATGTCTAAGTCAGGATTGTAGATCCAGCGGAGCTGCTAAACGACAGAGACATACCAAGGTATGGCGAACTATCTCGAACACGAGAATCACCAAGTCTACTTTCACATGATATCCTAAGATCCCCAAACAAATCTCTCTCGGAGGATCCCAACGTTCACAAACGCGGAGTACCTTAGTCTCGACGTCagcaggtgttggaggtgtgGAGGCGGGCGCCACTTTGGGGAAAACGCTTGGAGAATTCAACCCCCCTGTTCGCTCCGGATTATTAGTGCGGGGCCCCGCTCGCAAAATGCGGAGAAACGGGAGAGAAACTTGGACGTGCCTGGCCTGGCGGGATGAAGCCCTCATCAACTTTACCGCCCTTCGCCCTTCACGTCTGATTGTGGTGCGGAACATGAAATACCGTCGCTCATCTCGTCACTGGCCTCTCCTTGCTAACAACGAAAAAAATCCTTTCTTCCGACCCTGCAAACTCCTGGACATTATGATATGGCCGGTTGCCCGTCCCAGACCTTGACCGCGCCGAACAGCTGGAGCAGCCAGGGGCGGCAGGTTCAAGAGGTTCAGATCAGCAAGACGCATGTGAGTATAGATACCTGGACAGACTACGTACTGGACTATCTTGACGGCGGCAACAAAAGTGTACGCGGCGTGTGTGGGTTGGAGAAGCATGGGGAATCTGCACCGATAGTAACACCTCGCCTACACCCGACGTCTTCCCCAGGTATTGAGCCTACTATCGCATCTAATATGTCGCCTGCGTCTTTGAAAATAGGCAAAATGCACTGCGTCTGGAGGCCCAAGACTGTCtgcctgccgccgccggtcgTGAGCCGAATATCGCCACGTGGATGATAGCTTCCTGGCCTCACTGGTGGTGTATCCATGACAAAACAGCTCCTTCTCAGAGCGTGTGACACCTGTGAGAACACAGACCTCCTCTTTCCCCCACGGCTTGCTCGGCATCCAGGGCCTGAGGGGGTGCTCGTCGACCATAGGTTGATGCCAAAGCTCAtgggtggagagagagagagagagagagagagagagagagagagagagagagagagagagagggggggagcaCGCTAACTACCGACCTATGCAATGGAGTCAACATCAcgcacaacaccatcacgCACAACACCATCTCGGGACGGCCTGACCAcattccccctcttcccataGATGAGATAATGCATACCTCTCGGTGTTTACTTCCGTCACGCGGCAAGCCTGATCTGGGGATGCGATTAGGGTTATCCGCAGCTGGACTCGTCATATGTCGTTGGCTACTCAGGATTTCAACAAGCCCAACATGGCTATTCAGCACCCACGGCCTGTTGCTCGGTTCGTTTGGATTATCAAGAGACATTAGTCCTGCAATGACCAGGGGTTTGCAAGTATTTCTGGTTAAGACAGCTGGATGATCtccggacgaggaggggagaaggcTTCGGCCGATAACCTCATCGGCCATGAGCATTTGGCTAAGCAAGAAAGAGCCATGTGAAAATGTTGCAGAGCCTCGGATCGAAATGTGAGCCTCAGGctgaaaaataaaaataaaaaaaatacgCCGACGACGGTCCGTAACAGTGAGGGATGACAAAGCTACTGGACCTATTCCCACCGCGAACCTGAGATTTCCTGTCTCAGGAGATCATCGAGGTCATTTGGGCATCTACACCTCCTACTCTGCAGGAATCTTTTTGCAGCAAAAGCTGACAGGTAGTGGTCATTTGGTGTAACACTCCCAAGTAACTTTACCTACACATCGTGCTACCTTACTAACTTGGTAAGCTACCTGGACAGGTCAGACGTAACCAGAACAGCACTCCTTAGCTCTCGAGAAGGGGTTTTTGATCGACTCCCCACATGTCTGTTCAGGTCACCCGGGGCCTTCTGGCTGGTAGTATCCGGCCTTATTTCTTGCATTCACCTTCGTCTCTAGCTGGGAAGTTCGGCCGGCCGAGCGAATCAAATGCTGCGGCCCGGACCAGGGGTTGTAGTTGACCCCTTCATCTAGTTGAACGTCTCCCATCATATCCATTTCTTAACCCCAGACCATTCGCTTCTTTCCGCATTTTGCCGCGCCTTGTCTTGGGAAGTCCCGAGGAGACTGCATCTGGATTGATACGGACCAACATCACAGGATGCCTTTGAGCTCGCTCACCTGCCGTTATtcccaacaccctcagccGTGAGGCATGCCGTACTCGAGTGAGCTATCGCTTTTTACCTCTGTTTCTTTCATGAAGAAACATGGAAACATGCTCAGCAATCGAAAATGGCTTGTTCACGCGGGAGTATCGATTATGTACTCGGGTAATGCGGGCGGAGCAACCGACGACGGGCCGGATCATGGCCAGGAATTCCGTCCAATGATTTGACTTCGTTCATGCTCCCTTCGATGGAACAAGTGCCAGTATCAAAGTTCCTCAGACATCAATCGCAAGACATAAtcggggttgatggttgtttttgggatATACACCGGTATGGCGCCCGTGTACGTGTTCATTCGGGGTCGGGCGGTGGCCTGGCGGTAACCTCACATCTCAGTTGATGGCAGGACTGAAGCTTGGCTTGCCGGAGGTGATGGTTACATGAGACAGTCATCGAGGGGCACTCGGGAACAAACTACACGGAAAATCACAGACACATGTTGCTTTTGCCCGGAACCGTGTGGCATTGACTAGCGTCGtcaccatccatccatggCTGAGGTGGCTGGCCCCGAGGGCTTTGGTATTGGAACACAACATCGTCactttctcctcttccccaccatCTCAGAACCATGCACGTGTGcgttggtgttttgtttcaCGGGCTCAGCAAGGCCAGGTTGTTGTGTCTTGTCCCAGCTCCCCGGAATGCTGAAGGTATGATTACCCCTGAGACTGGCCAACCGCGGAATGACGAGAAACAAGGTTTCACTTTTGTCAACCACGGCACTCAGCCTCTGCGGACACATACAAAAGTCAGTCGGAAGTAAGGGCAGGACagacttttcttttccgcttctcctccacgCACCGGCGGACGATAGGTGTTGTTGCTTGTCATGCGTTCCAGctcgttgttggtggctgTTGCCATTGCTGCTTCGGCGGTGCAGGCTTTTTGGCTTGGAGATATTCCTCGTGAGCTTCTCTTTATCTGTTCTGATCAGGTTGAGGACGGCTGCTAACGTTCGAGGCAGATCGAGGCATTGCGCCGTTTGCTCAGCCAAACTATCCAGTCTTCCGCAATGTGAGGGACTATGGCGCCAGGGGTAAGACATCTTGAAGTTGCCAGAAGAGACCGAAAGCTAATTCGTGTTGTTAACAACAGGTGATGGAATAACTGACGATACTGTTGCTATCAATGCTGCCATCAATGCTGGGAATCCTTGCAACAGGGGATGTGTATGTCGAACTGTTGCGGGCCTACGCTCCGAGGAAGCAATGCTAACACACAAGAAAGGCATCCACTACCACAACTCCTGCAATCGTTTACTTCCCGGCAGGCACTTACCTCATCTCTTCCTCGATCCTGCCAGCGTACTTCACCCATCTTGTCGGCGATGCTTCCGCTCCACCTACCCTCAAGGCCACGGCCAACTTCCAGGGGTTCGGGCTGATCGACGGCAACCCGTACTACACCGAGGTTCTCAACTGGAAGGCGGTCAATGTCTTCTTCCGCCAGGTCCGCAACTTTGTCATCGACACCACTGCCATCGCCCCGGGGAGGGCAGCAACAGGCATGCACTGGCCTACCTCTCAGGCGACCAGTCTGCAGAACATCGTGTTCAACATGCCATCCACGCCCGACGTCGTCCACGTTGGTCTGTTTATCGAGGAGGGTAGCGGAGGCATGATGGCCGATCTTACTTTCAACGGCGGCGCTACCGGTGCCAGCATGGGCAATCAGCAATACACGATGCGGAACATGAAATTCAACAATTGCAAGACGGCCATCATCCAGATCTGGAACTGGGGCTGGACATACCATGGGCTGTCTATAAACAACTGCGGTGTCGGTCTTGACCTTTCTGCCGGCGGTCCAAGCAACATCAACGTTGGCTCCGTCACCCTCTTTGACAGCACCTTCAGCAACACCCCGGTCGCCATCAAGACGGCCTGGACAccctccgccaaccccccaactGGGGGAAGTCTCGTCATCGAGAATATCCAACTTAACAACGTCGCCGTCGCAGTCCAAGGCCCAAGTGGGACCATGCTCGGCGGCACATCAGGCTCAACCACGATCCCAGCCTGGGCCCTAGGCCACCTCCTCGACCGCGGCACCAACGCCCCCCGTTTCTCGGGACcgatcaaccccaacccacgcCCTGCCTCCCTCCTGACCTCCGACGGGCGGTACTACGTCCGGTCCAAACCCCAATACGAATCCGTCCCCGCCTCGTCGTTCCTCTCGGTCCGCGCCTTTGGCGCCAGAGGCGACGCGGCAGCCGACGACACATCCGCTCTCCAAAACGCAATCAACACGGCCGTTGCCCAAAACAAGATCTTGCTTCTCGACCACGGCCTCTACCGCGTCACTTCCACCATCGTCATCCCCCCCTCTGCCAAGATCGTCGGGGAGGCCTACCCTGTTATTTTATCTTCTGGTGGTTACTTTAACGACATGAGCAACCCCCGGCCTGTTGTTCAGGTGGGGACGACGTCTGGTCAGCAGGGGTATGTCGAGCTGAGTGATTTCATCGTCGCCACGCAGAATGCGCAGGCTGGGGCGATTTGCATAGAGTATAACCTTGCCACCAATGGGGGCCAGCCGAGTGGCATGTGGGATGTGCACGTACGGATTGGGGGGTTTACGGGCACGCAGCAGCAGATTGGGCAGTGTTTGAAGAAGCCGGGGAATGGGAGTGTCGATCGGAACTGTGTTGTGGCGTTCATGGCGATGCATGTCACCAAGGGGGCGAAGGGTTTGTACATGGAGAATGTTTGGCTGTGGTGAGCACAcacctacccacccacctacctacccacctacctacctacccacctac
This window encodes:
- a CDS encoding hypothetical protein (COG:G; EggNog:ENOG503NZKK; CAZy:GH55), producing MRSSSLLVAVAIAASAVQAFWLGDIPHRGIAPFAQPNYPVFRNVRDYGARGDGITDDTVAINAAINAGNPCNRGCASTTTTPAIVYFPAGTYLISSSILPAYFTHLVGDASAPPTLKATANFQGFGLIDGNPYYTEVLNWKAVNVFFRQVRNFVIDTTAIAPGRAATGMHWPTSQATSLQNIVFNMPSTPDVVHVGLFIEEGSGGMMADLTFNGGATGASMGNQQYTMRNMKFNNCKTAIIQIWNWGWTYHGLSINNCGVGLDLSAGGPSNINVGSVTLFDSTFSNTPVAIKTAWTPSANPPTGGSLVIENIQLNNVAVAVQGPSGTMLGGTSGSTTIPAWALGHLLDRGTNAPRFSGPINPNPRPASLLTSDGRYYVRSKPQYESVPASSFLSVRAFGARGDAAADDTSALQNAINTAVAQNKILLLDHGLYRVTSTIVIPPSAKIVGEAYPVILSSGGYFNDMSNPRPVVQVGTTSGQQGYVELSDFIVATQNAQAGAICIEYNLATNGGQPSGMWDVHVRIGGFTGTQQQIGQCLKKPGNGSVDRNCVVAFMAMHVTKGAKGLYMENVWLWTADHDIDEQLNTQITIYTGRGLLIESTTGPLWLWGTGSEHHVLYQYQLTSTSDIFLGQIQTESPYFAPVPNSLVPFPPVAKYSDPDYRAQCVGIAGNCPAAWGLRVMSSRNVLVYGAGLYSFFDNYSTACSTFDAGQTCQQRITSVEGRAENVAVYNLNTIGTREMVTRDGGMVGGSGWAENRNTFASNVGVYRA